A stretch of Desulfurivibrio alkaliphilus AHT 2 DNA encodes these proteins:
- a CDS encoding helix-turn-helix domain-containing protein: MESAEFHRARKKLSKTQKEIAELLGTSIKAIHSYEQGWRSIPPHVERQMYFLLSRQRELHEKAPKPCWTVKKCPPSRKKKCPAWEFRAGKMCWFINGTICECQARKNWKEKMVVCKKCEVMSQLLV, encoded by the coding sequence ATGGAGAGCGCGGAATTTCACAGGGCCCGAAAAAAACTCAGTAAGACCCAGAAGGAGATCGCCGAACTGCTGGGAACTTCCATCAAGGCCATCCACAGCTACGAGCAGGGCTGGCGTTCGATTCCGCCCCATGTGGAGCGCCAGATGTACTTTCTGCTCTCACGCCAGCGCGAGTTGCACGAAAAGGCCCCCAAACCCTGCTGGACGGTAAAAAAATGCCCGCCTTCCCGCAAGAAAAAATGCCCCGCCTGGGAGTTCCGGGCCGGCAAGATGTGCTGGTTCATCAACGGCACCATCTGCGAATGCCAGGCCCGCAAGAACTGGAAGGAAAAGATGGTGGTGTGCAAGAAATGCGAAGTGATGTCTCAGCTTCTGGTTTAA
- the metX gene encoding homoserine O-acetyltransferase MetX has translation MSEYTVRDAAGPSVGIVTKKHYTFAEKPDDALVLESGTRLGPVTVAYETYGELSPGKDNAVLVLHALSGDCHAAGYYSKNDTKPGWWETMIGPGKGIDTDRYFVISSSILGSCGGTTGPCSTNPTTGKPYGLDFPVVTVGDMVEVQKRLLDHLGVERLLAVVGGSLGGMQALEWSLRFPDRVNGVIALATTMRHSALAIAFNEIARQAIMADPNWNKGHYYDGDKPATGLAVARMIGHVTYLSDEALRRKFGRRLQEKEDFSFQFDDIDFQVESYLRHQGSKFVQRFDANSFLYVTKAADYFDLERRAEGDSAVKIFARAQASFLVVSFTSDWLYPTYQSRELVRALKKNNRDVSFCEIKADCGHDAFLIPNQRLSRLITNFLEKVRYVKP, from the coding sequence ATGAGCGAATATACCGTCCGCGATGCCGCCGGCCCCTCCGTCGGCATCGTGACCAAAAAACATTACACCTTCGCCGAAAAACCCGACGATGCCCTGGTGCTTGAAAGCGGCACCCGGCTGGGGCCGGTGACCGTGGCCTACGAAACCTACGGCGAGCTCTCCCCCGGCAAGGACAACGCGGTGCTGGTGCTGCACGCCCTCTCCGGCGACTGCCACGCCGCCGGCTATTACAGCAAGAACGACACCAAGCCCGGCTGGTGGGAGACCATGATCGGCCCCGGCAAAGGGATCGACACCGACCGTTATTTTGTGATCAGCTCAAGCATCTTGGGCAGTTGCGGCGGCACCACCGGCCCCTGCTCCACCAACCCGACTACCGGCAAGCCCTACGGGCTGGACTTTCCGGTGGTCACCGTAGGCGACATGGTGGAGGTGCAAAAAAGATTGCTTGATCACCTGGGGGTTGAACGCCTGCTGGCGGTGGTGGGCGGCTCGCTGGGCGGCATGCAGGCCCTGGAGTGGAGCCTGCGCTTCCCCGACCGGGTCAACGGGGTGATCGCTCTCGCCACCACCATGCGCCACTCGGCCCTGGCTATTGCCTTCAACGAGATCGCCCGCCAGGCCATCATGGCCGATCCCAACTGGAACAAGGGCCATTACTACGACGGCGACAAGCCCGCCACCGGCCTGGCGGTGGCCCGGATGATCGGGCATGTCACCTACCTTTCCGACGAGGCCCTGCGCCGCAAGTTCGGCCGGCGGCTGCAGGAAAAAGAGGATTTTTCCTTCCAGTTCGACGATATCGACTTCCAGGTGGAAAGCTACCTGCGCCACCAGGGCAGCAAGTTCGTGCAGCGTTTCGACGCCAACTCCTTTCTCTACGTCACCAAGGCGGCGGACTATTTCGACCTCGAGCGGCGGGCCGAAGGCGACTCGGCGGTGAAAATTTTTGCCAGGGCCCAAGCCAGCTTCCTGGTTGTCTCTTTCACCTCCGACTGGCTCTACCCCACCTACCAGTCGCGTGAGTTGGTGCGGGCACTGAAGAAAAACAACCGGGACGTCAGTTTCTGCGAAATCAAGGCGGACTGCGGCCACGACGCCTTTCTGATCCCCAACCAGCGCTTAAGCCGGCTGATCACCAACTTCCTGGAAAAAGTACGCTATGTCAAGCCCTGA
- the metW gene encoding methionine biosynthesis protein MetW yields the protein MRFDLSVIASWIEPGSKVLDLGCGEGDLLYHLKQTKNVEGTGIEMVEAKVLRGIEKGLTVLQGNITEEVQDYAAGTFDYVVLSQTLQQVYAPAQLLHTLLDIGHQVVVSFPNFSHWKNRWQICWHGRVPISKQLPFEWYNTPNIRIISIADFQRFLKKMGWLIKRETAINTDHHDRYGNVVTFLPNLRATYGIYLLAKR from the coding sequence ATGCGTTTTGATTTATCGGTGATCGCTTCCTGGATCGAGCCGGGCAGCAAGGTGCTGGATTTGGGCTGCGGCGAGGGTGATCTGCTATATCACCTCAAGCAGACCAAGAACGTGGAAGGCACCGGCATTGAAATGGTGGAGGCCAAAGTGTTGCGCGGCATCGAAAAGGGTTTGACCGTGCTGCAGGGCAACATCACCGAGGAGGTGCAGGATTACGCCGCCGGCACCTTCGATTACGTGGTCCTGAGCCAGACCCTGCAGCAGGTCTACGCCCCGGCCCAGTTACTGCACACTTTGCTCGATATCGGCCACCAGGTGGTGGTGAGTTTCCCCAACTTCAGCCACTGGAAAAACCGCTGGCAGATCTGCTGGCACGGCCGGGTGCCGATTTCCAAGCAACTTCCCTTTGAATGGTACAACACCCCCAATATCCGCATCATCAGTATCGCTGATTTTCAACGTTTTCTCAAAAAGATGGGCTGGCTGATCAAGCGGGAAACGGCCATCAACACCGACCACCACGACCGCTACGGCAACGTGGTCACCTTTCTCCCCAACCTGCGGGCGACCTACGGCATCTACTTATTGGCCAAGCGGTAG
- the cysK gene encoding cysteine synthase A, with the protein MSDEINEFSALVGDTPLVRLHRLGADSGAEILVKLESRNPAFSVKDRIGRAMLAAAERDGRVGPDTVIIEPTSGNTGIALAFLCAAKGLRLILTMPETMSLERRALLKHFGAELVLTPGAEGMKGAIAKARELAEATADSFMPDQFSNPANPEIHRQTTAEEIWRATGGQLDIFVAGVGTGGTITGVGEVCKARLPNFKAVAVEPADSPVISGGQPGPHKIQGIGAGFIPATLNTTVIDEVITITNDEAFAAARQVAVEEGILCGISSGANVLAAIRLAQRPENRGKRIVTVICDTGERYLSTPLFEQQ; encoded by the coding sequence ATGAGCGACGAAATCAATGAATTCAGCGCCCTGGTGGGCGATACTCCTTTGGTGCGGCTGCACAGGCTGGGGGCGGACAGCGGGGCCGAGATTCTGGTTAAGCTGGAGTCGCGCAACCCGGCCTTCAGCGTTAAGGACCGGATTGGCCGGGCCATGCTGGCGGCGGCGGAGCGGGATGGCCGGGTGGGGCCGGATACCGTGATCATCGAACCCACCAGCGGCAACACCGGCATCGCCCTGGCCTTTCTCTGCGCCGCCAAGGGGTTGCGCCTGATTTTGACCATGCCCGAGACCATGAGCCTGGAGCGACGGGCCTTGCTCAAGCATTTCGGCGCCGAGCTGGTGCTGACCCCCGGCGCCGAGGGCATGAAAGGCGCCATCGCCAAGGCCCGGGAACTGGCCGAGGCCACCGCCGACAGCTTTATGCCCGACCAGTTCAGCAACCCCGCCAACCCGGAGATCCATCGCCAAACCACCGCCGAGGAGATCTGGCGGGCCACCGGCGGCCAGCTGGACATCTTCGTGGCCGGGGTGGGCACCGGCGGCACCATCACCGGGGTGGGCGAGGTCTGCAAGGCCAGGCTGCCGAATTTCAAGGCGGTGGCGGTGGAACCCGCCGACTCGCCGGTGATCTCCGGCGGCCAGCCCGGCCCCCACAAGATCCAGGGCATCGGCGCCGGTTTTATCCCCGCCACCTTGAACACCACGGTCATCGACGAGGTAATCACCATCACCAACGACGAGGCCTTTGCCGCCGCCCGCCAAGTGGCGGTGGAGGAAGGAATCCTGTGCGGCATCTCCTCGGGCGCCAACGTGTTGGCCGCCATACGGCTGGCCCAGCGCCCGGAAAACCGGGGCAAAAGAATCGTCACCGTGATCTGCGACACCGGCGAACGCTACCTGAGCACCCCCCTCTTCGAGCAACAATAA
- a CDS encoding Trm112 family protein, translated as MLNPQLLEILACPKCKGPVKLNEQESGLVCDKCKLLYEIRDEIPIMLIDEAKEL; from the coding sequence ATGCTGAACCCGCAACTGCTGGAAATCCTGGCCTGCCCCAAGTGCAAGGGGCCGGTCAAGCTCAACGAACAGGAAAGCGGCCTGGTTTGCGACAAGTGCAAACTGCTGTATGAAATCCGCGACGAAATCCCCATTATGCTCATCGACGAGGCCAAAGAGCTCTAG
- the dnaE gene encoding DNA polymerase III subunit alpha — MPEADTTTAVPDAGFVHLHVHTQYSMLDGAIRLDRLLAQCKEYGMEAVAITDHGAMFGALEFYVKAKKAGIKPIIGCEFYVAPADRRDKSAKSAGAAAHHLVLLAMNNEGYQNLMKLASCAQFEGFHYKPRIDYELLSRHNQGLIALTACLHGQLPMLLTRGDYDGAKAAAGKLQKLFPDRLYLELQENKIAEQQTVNDGLKKLAAELKLPLVATNDCHYLNREEAQAHEVLLCIQTGKTMADQGRFRFSTDELFFKSPAEMKKSFSHCPEAIAETVKVAARCNVELDLSSHHFPHFPIPEGETLESVFSKDAREGLEKRFTEIRRLTELTPEQEEEYRARLEHEIDVIIKMGFPGYFLIVADFINWAKDHEIPVGPGRGSGAGSLVAWAMRITDIDPMPYGLIFERFLNIERKSMPDFDVDFCQERRGEVIEYVQQKYGGAEHVAQIVTYGSMKARAVVRDVGRALGMPYGEVDRIAKLIPEELGITLDKAIDKEPRLGDLMKREPPVAELLNAARVLEGLQRHTSTHAAGVVISPKPMVEYLPLCKGPKGEVLTQYDMKHTEMTGLIKFDFLGLKTLTVIDRACKLIKGDLGREIDIGAIATDDPKTYDLLCKGDALGVFQLESSGMRSLLMKMKPEQFSDLIALVALYRPGPLESGMVDDFVNTKHGRMVAKYPLPQLEPILQETYGVIVYQEQVMKIANVLAGYSLGDADNLRRAMGKKIAAVMDAEKDKFMAGCAKNNIDPKKAEYIFDLMAKFAGYGFNKSHSAAYALVAYQTAWLKAHYPAQFMAALLSCDMGNTDKVVRYINECKEHEIEVLPPDINESFRDFTVIDDRIRFGLAAVKNVGGAALESIIEIREADGPYKSLVDFCQRVDGRKVNRRVIESLIRAGAFDSLGAKRSQLEAILDRALDQAQAAQRDKLSGQISLFAAMPTDQAERATEIELPEMPEWEEKQKLLFEKETVGFYLTGHPLDKHRRELAALTDTDLHGLAEWPDNQPARIGGLIRQFKNHRSKKGDAMAFVTLEDTVDSVEVVVFPNTYAECAHLLAGDEPIVIQGKVQKEENGVKMIADTVDGLSEAQVKYTDRVMIRLKADKVDRPKIEAVKKSIQRHHGPCPVSLNLLFPDRGEVEVAASNDLTIRPGRDFTTEVEQLLGYAALSYRKKATEEREQGRGNGWGGRGNGRSNGRRP, encoded by the coding sequence ATGCCGGAAGCTGATACCACCACGGCCGTGCCCGACGCCGGGTTTGTGCATCTGCATGTGCATACCCAGTACAGCATGCTGGACGGGGCCATCCGTTTGGACCGCCTGCTGGCCCAGTGCAAGGAATACGGCATGGAGGCGGTGGCCATCACCGACCACGGGGCGATGTTCGGGGCCCTGGAATTTTACGTTAAGGCCAAAAAGGCCGGCATCAAGCCCATCATCGGCTGCGAGTTTTACGTGGCCCCTGCCGACCGGCGGGATAAAAGCGCCAAAAGCGCCGGGGCCGCCGCCCACCACCTGGTGTTGCTGGCGATGAACAACGAGGGCTACCAGAACTTGATGAAACTGGCCTCCTGCGCCCAGTTTGAAGGCTTCCACTACAAGCCCCGCATCGATTACGAACTGCTCAGCCGCCACAACCAAGGGCTGATCGCCCTCACCGCCTGCCTCCACGGCCAGCTGCCGATGCTACTCACCCGGGGCGATTACGACGGCGCCAAGGCCGCCGCCGGCAAGCTGCAAAAACTTTTTCCCGACCGGCTCTACCTGGAGCTGCAGGAAAACAAGATCGCCGAGCAGCAGACGGTCAACGACGGGCTCAAAAAGCTGGCCGCCGAACTCAAGCTGCCGCTGGTGGCCACCAACGACTGCCACTACCTCAACCGGGAAGAGGCCCAGGCCCACGAGGTGCTGCTCTGCATCCAGACCGGCAAGACCATGGCCGACCAGGGCCGGTTCCGCTTTTCCACCGACGAGCTTTTTTTTAAGTCTCCCGCCGAGATGAAAAAAAGCTTCAGCCACTGCCCCGAGGCCATCGCCGAAACGGTGAAGGTGGCGGCACGCTGCAACGTGGAGCTGGATCTCAGCAGCCACCACTTTCCCCACTTCCCGATCCCCGAGGGGGAAACTTTAGAAAGCGTGTTCAGCAAGGACGCCCGGGAGGGCCTGGAAAAACGTTTCACCGAGATCCGCCGCTTAACCGAGCTGACCCCGGAGCAGGAAGAAGAATACCGGGCACGGCTGGAACATGAGATCGACGTGATCATCAAGATGGGCTTTCCCGGCTATTTTCTGATCGTCGCCGATTTCATCAACTGGGCCAAGGACCACGAGATTCCGGTGGGGCCGGGCCGGGGCTCGGGGGCCGGCAGCCTGGTAGCCTGGGCGATGCGGATCACCGACATCGACCCCATGCCCTATGGCCTGATCTTTGAGCGATTTTTGAATATCGAGCGCAAGTCCATGCCCGACTTCGATGTCGATTTCTGCCAGGAGCGGCGCGGCGAGGTCATCGAGTACGTGCAGCAGAAATATGGCGGCGCCGAGCACGTGGCCCAGATCGTTACCTACGGCTCCATGAAGGCCCGGGCGGTGGTGCGCGACGTGGGCCGGGCGCTGGGTATGCCTTACGGCGAGGTGGACCGGATCGCCAAGCTGATCCCCGAAGAGCTGGGGATCACCCTGGACAAGGCCATCGACAAGGAGCCCCGGCTGGGCGACCTGATGAAGCGCGAACCGCCGGTGGCCGAACTGCTCAACGCCGCCCGGGTACTGGAAGGGCTGCAGCGGCACACCTCCACCCACGCCGCCGGGGTGGTGATCTCGCCCAAACCCATGGTGGAGTACCTACCGCTGTGCAAGGGCCCCAAGGGCGAGGTGCTGACCCAGTACGACATGAAGCACACCGAGATGACCGGGCTGATCAAGTTCGACTTTCTCGGGCTTAAGACCCTCACCGTCATCGACCGGGCCTGCAAGCTGATCAAGGGCGACCTGGGCCGGGAGATCGACATCGGCGCCATTGCCACCGACGATCCCAAAACCTACGACCTGCTCTGCAAGGGCGACGCCCTGGGGGTCTTCCAGTTGGAAAGCTCCGGCATGCGCTCCTTGCTGATGAAGATGAAACCCGAGCAGTTTTCCGACCTCATCGCCCTGGTGGCCCTGTACCGCCCCGGCCCGCTGGAGTCGGGGATGGTGGATGATTTCGTCAACACCAAGCACGGCCGCATGGTGGCCAAGTACCCCCTGCCCCAGTTGGAGCCGATCCTGCAGGAAACCTACGGGGTGATCGTCTACCAGGAACAGGTGATGAAGATTGCCAACGTGCTGGCCGGCTACTCGCTGGGCGATGCCGACAACCTGCGGCGGGCCATGGGCAAAAAGATCGCCGCGGTGATGGATGCCGAGAAAGACAAGTTCATGGCCGGCTGCGCCAAAAACAATATCGACCCCAAGAAGGCCGAATACATCTTTGATTTGATGGCCAAGTTCGCCGGCTACGGCTTCAACAAGAGCCACAGTGCGGCCTACGCCTTGGTGGCCTACCAGACCGCCTGGCTCAAGGCCCACTACCCGGCCCAGTTCATGGCCGCCCTGCTCTCCTGCGACATGGGCAACACCGACAAGGTGGTGCGCTACATCAACGAGTGCAAGGAACACGAGATCGAGGTGCTGCCGCCGGACATCAACGAGTCCTTCCGGGACTTCACGGTCATCGACGACCGCATCCGCTTCGGCCTGGCGGCGGTGAAAAACGTCGGCGGGGCAGCACTGGAATCGATCATCGAGATCCGCGAGGCCGACGGCCCCTACAAGTCGCTGGTGGACTTCTGCCAACGGGTGGATGGTCGCAAGGTTAACCGCCGGGTGATTGAAAGCCTGATCCGGGCCGGGGCCTTTGATTCCCTGGGCGCCAAGCGTTCGCAACTGGAGGCCATTTTAGACCGGGCCCTGGACCAGGCCCAGGCCGCCCAGCGGGATAAATTGAGCGGCCAAATCTCCCTTTTTGCCGCCATGCCCACCGATCAGGCCGAACGGGCCACCGAGATCGAGCTGCCGGAGATGCCGGAGTGGGAGGAGAAACAGAAGCTGCTCTTTGAAAAGGAAACAGTGGGTTTTTATCTCACCGGCCACCCGCTGGACAAGCACCGCCGGGAGCTGGCGGCGCTCACCGACACCGACCTGCACGGCCTGGCGGAATGGCCGGACAACCAGCCGGCCAGAATCGGCGGCCTGATCCGCCAGTTCAAGAACCACCGCAGCAAAAAGGGCGATGCCATGGCCTTCGTCACCCTGGAAGACACGGTGGATTCGGTGGAGGTGGTGGTCTTCCCCAACACCTACGCCGAATGCGCCCACCTGCTGGCCGGCGATGAACCCATCGTGATCCAGGGCAAGGTGCAGAAGGAGGAAAACGGGGTGAAGATGATCGCCGACACGGTGGACGGCTTGAGCGAGGCCCAGGTGAAGTACACCGACCGGGTGATGATCCGGCTCAAGGCCGACAAGGTGGACCGCCCCAAGATCGAGGCGGTGAAAAAAAGCATCCAGCGCCACCACGGCCCCTGCCCGGTCTCCCTCAACCTGCTCTTCCCCGACCGGGGCGAGGTGGAAGTGGCCGCCTCCAATGATCTTACCATCCGCCCGGGCCGCGACTTCACCACCGAAGTGGAACAACTGCTGGGCTATGCCGCCTTAAGCTACCGCAAAAAGGCCACCGAGGAGCGGGAGCAGGGCCGGGGCAACGGCTGGGGTGGCCGGGGCAATGGCCGGAGTAACGGCCGCCGCCCCTGA
- a CDS encoding ATP-binding protein — translation MIPRILQPILKKLAGQYPVVTVTGPRQSGKTTLCRAVFPDYAYVNLEMPDLREFARTDPRGFLASHPKGLILDEVQRVPELSSYLQALVDQSREPGRFILTGSQQFEVMSTITQSLAGRTTLLKLLPLSMEELAQAKIETGIDQTLLTGFYPRIYDAGLDPTRTLGDYMETYVERDIRQLMAIKDLALFEKFVRLCAGRVGQLLNLQSLGNDTGVSHTTARSWLTLLEASYVVFLLQPWHVNISKRQVKTPKLYFYDVGLASYLLGAENELHINRHPLKGNLFENMVVVEALKYRFNRGKRSNLYFWRDVRGNEVDLLLAAGPDLFPVEIKAGATISGDYFKGLQTFAAKAPTPPTASALVYAGEENQRRSKVSVWPAQEVAAMMRSFKL, via the coding sequence ATGATCCCTCGAATACTTCAGCCCATCCTGAAAAAACTGGCCGGGCAATATCCGGTTGTCACCGTTACCGGCCCGCGGCAAAGCGGCAAGACCACCCTGTGCCGGGCGGTGTTTCCAGATTACGCTTATGTTAACCTGGAGATGCCGGATTTACGCGAATTTGCCCGTACCGACCCCCGGGGTTTTTTGGCCTCACACCCCAAGGGGCTTATTCTGGATGAAGTGCAGCGGGTGCCCGAACTGTCCTCTTACCTGCAGGCATTGGTCGATCAAAGCCGGGAGCCGGGCCGTTTCATCTTAACCGGGAGCCAGCAGTTTGAGGTGATGAGCACCATTACCCAGTCTCTGGCGGGACGGACCACCCTGCTGAAACTGCTGCCGCTAAGCATGGAAGAGCTTGCGCAGGCGAAGATCGAGACCGGAATCGACCAGACCCTGCTCACCGGCTTCTACCCCCGCATTTACGATGCCGGCCTTGATCCGACCCGGACCTTGGGCGACTACATGGAAACCTATGTCGAACGCGATATTCGGCAACTGATGGCCATCAAGGACTTGGCTCTGTTTGAAAAATTTGTCCGCCTTTGTGCCGGTCGGGTCGGCCAGTTGCTCAACCTGCAGAGCCTGGGCAACGACACCGGCGTTTCTCATACCACGGCCCGTAGCTGGCTGACCCTGCTGGAAGCCAGTTATGTGGTGTTTCTGCTGCAACCCTGGCATGTCAATATCTCCAAGCGCCAGGTGAAAACCCCCAAGCTCTATTTCTATGATGTGGGTCTGGCCTCTTACCTGCTGGGGGCGGAAAACGAGTTGCACATCAACCGGCACCCCCTTAAGGGCAACCTGTTTGAAAACATGGTGGTGGTCGAAGCTCTGAAATACCGCTTCAATAGGGGAAAAAGGAGCAATCTTTACTTCTGGAGAGACGTCCGGGGCAACGAGGTGGACCTCCTGCTGGCCGCCGGCCCGGATTTGTTTCCCGTGGAGATCAAGGCGGGAGCGACCATCAGCGGCGATTACTTCAAGGGCCTGCAAACCTTCGCCGCCAAAGCCCCCACCCCCCCAACTGCCTCCGCCCTGGTATATGCCGGCGAAGAAAACCAGCGCCGCAGCAAGGTCTCGGTCTGGCCGGCGCAGGAAGTGGCGGCCATGATGCGAAGTTTCAAGCTTTGA
- a CDS encoding TA system antitoxin ParD family protein gives MSTLSVRIDEDLVAAARKAAKAEFRTVQGQVEFWAKVGRAALDNPDLPASFIEAVGPHENF, from the coding sequence ATGAGTACTTTGTCCGTGCGTATTGATGAGGATCTGGTTGCGGCCGCACGTAAGGCCGCCAAGGCGGAGTTCCGTACCGTGCAAGGCCAGGTGGAGTTCTGGGCCAAAGTGGGGCGGGCTGCATTGGACAACCCGGATTTACCCGCCTCGTTCATCGAGGCCGTCGGCCCTCACGAAAACTTCTAG